GCGAGAAGGCAGTTCCGAATCGCCGCGTCCTTAGACTTCCAGCGACGCCAGATCGCCCTTGGTTTCCAGCCACTGCTTGCGGTCGCCCGCGCGCTTTTTGGCCAGCAGCATGTCCATCAACGAGCGGGTCTGTTCGCCGTCGTCGATCGTCAGCTGCACCAGGCGGCGCGTGTCGGGGTGGATGGTCGATTCGCGTAACTGCTGCGGATTCATCTCGCCCAGGCCCTTGAAGCGGGTGACGCTGATTTGTCCCTTCATCTTCTCGCGCGCGATCTTGTCCAGCAGCGTGGTCTTTTCTTCCTCGTCCAGCGCATAGAACACCTGCTTGCCCACGTCCACGCGGAACAGTGGCGGCATCGCCACGAACACGTGGCCGGCGGCCACCAGCGCGGGGAAGTGCTGCAGGAACAGCGCGGTGAGCAGGGTGGCGATATGCAGGCCATCGGAGTCGGCGTCGGCCAGGATCACCACCTTGCCGTAGCGCAGCCCGGTGATGTCGTCCTTGCCCGGGTCGCAGCCAATCGCAATGGCCAGGTTATGCACTTCCTCGGACGCCAGCACGCTGCCGGACGCCACTTCCCAGGTGTTGAGGATCTTGCCGCGCAGCGGCAGGATCGCCTGGAAATCCTTGTCGCGTGCCTGCTTGGCCGAGCCGCCAGCGGAGTCGCCCTCCACCAGGAACAACTCGGTCCGCGACAGGTCCTGGCTGATGCAGTCGGCCAGCTTGCCGGGCAGGGCAGGGCCCTGGGTGACCTTCTTGCGGACGATCTGCTTTTCGGTCTTCAAGCGCGCACTGGCGCGGTCGATGGCGATCTGCGCGATCTTCTCGCCGATCTCCACGTTCTGATTGAGATATAGGCTGAAGGCATCGTGCGCGGCGCCTTCGATAAAGCCGGCGGCCTGGCGCGACGACAGCCGTTCCTTGGTCTGCCCGGAGAATTGCGGGTCGGTCATCTTCAGGCTGAGCACGAAGGTGACCCGGTCCCACACGTCTTCCGGCGCCAGCTTCACGCCGCGCGGCAGCAGGTTGCGGAAGTCGCAGAACTCGCGCAACGCATCGGTCAAGCCCGAGCGCAGGCCGTTGACG
The nucleotide sequence above comes from Xanthomonas campestris pv. campestris str. ATCC 33913. Encoded proteins:
- the parE gene encoding DNA topoisomerase IV subunit B, whose amino-acid sequence is MNTRYNAADIEVLSGLDPVKRRPGMYTDTARPNHLAQEVIDNSVDEALAGHAKQVEVTLYKDGSCEVSDDGRGMPVDMHPEEKIPGVELILTRLHAGGKFSNRNYTFSGGLHGVGVSVVNALSTKVELFIKREGSEHRMEFRDGNAASKLEVVGTVGKKNTGTRLRFWADPKYFDTPKFNVRALRHLLRAKAVLCPGLTVKLHDEATGEQDSWYFEDGLRDYLKGEMADRELLPADLFAGSLKKDTEIVDWAAAWVPEGELTQESYVNLIPTAQHGTHVNGLRSGLTDALREFCDFRNLLPRGVKLAPEDVWDRVTFVLSLKMTDPQFSGQTKERLSSRQAAGFIEGAAHDAFSLYLNQNVEIGEKIAQIAIDRASARLKTEKQIVRKKVTQGPALPGKLADCISQDLSRTELFLVEGDSAGGSAKQARDKDFQAILPLRGKILNTWEVASGSVLASEEVHNLAIAIGCDPGKDDITGLRYGKVVILADADSDGLHIATLLTALFLQHFPALVAAGHVFVAMPPLFRVDVGKQVFYALDEEEKTTLLDKIAREKMKGQISVTRFKGLGEMNPQQLRESTIHPDTRRLVQLTIDDGEQTRSLMDMLLAKKRAGDRKQWLETKGDLASLEV